The proteins below come from a single Cricetulus griseus strain 17A/GY chromosome 6, alternate assembly CriGri-PICRH-1.0, whole genome shotgun sequence genomic window:
- the Prokr2 gene encoding prokineticin receptor 2, with translation MPPAGINMASQNKNTSFAPDLNPSQDHISSLPFNFSYSDYDLPLDGDEDMTKTQTFFAAKIVIGVALAGIMLVCGIGNFVFIAALARYKKLRNLTNLLIANLAISDFLVAIVCCPFEMDYYVVRQLSWEHGHVLCASVNYLRTVSLYVSTNALLAIAIDRYLAIVHPLKPRMNYQTASFLIALVWMVSILIAIPSAYFTTETILDIVKNQEKIFCGQIWPVDQQLYYKSYFLFVFGLEFVGPVVAMTLCYARISQELWFKAVPGFQTEQIRKRLRCRRKTVLLLMGILTAYVLCWAPFYGFTIVRDFFPTVFVKEKHYLTAFYVVECIAMSNSMINTICFVTVKNNTMKYFKKMLLLHWQPSRYGSKSSADLDLKTSGVPATEEVDCIRLK, from the exons ATGCCTCCTGCAGGCATCAACATGGCATCCCAGAACAAAAACACTAGCTTTGCACCTGACCTGAATCCATCTCAAGACCacatctcctccctccccttcaacTTCAGTTACAGTGATTATGACCTCCCCCTGGATGGCGATGAGGACATGACCAAGACACAGACCTTCTTTGCAGCCAAGATTGTCATTGGCGTGGCACTGGCAGGCATCATGCTAGTCTGTGGCATTGGCAACTTTGTCTTTATTGCTGCCCTGGCCCGCTACAAGAAGCTTCGCAACCTTACCAACCTCCTCATTGCTAACTTGGCCATCTCGGACTTTCTGGTGGCAATCGTCTGCTGCCCCTTTGAGATGGACTATTACGTGGTACGCCAGCTTTCCTGGGAGCATGGTCACGTGCTTTGTGCTTCTGTCAACTACCTTCGTACGGTCTCTCTTTATGTctccaccaatgccctgctggCCATCGCTATTGACAG ATACCTGGCCATTGTCCACCCCTTGAAACCACGGATGAATTATCAGACCGCCTCCTTCCTGATTGCTTTGGTCTGGATGGTCTCTATCCTCATCGCCATCCCATCTGCCTATTTCACCACTGAAACCATCCTGGATATTGTCAAGAACCAGGAAAAGATCTTCTGTGGCCAGATCTGGCCGGTGGACCAGCAGCTGTACTACAAATCCTATTTCCTCTTTGTCTTTGGCCTCGAGTTTGTGGGCCCGGTTGTCGCCATGACCCTCTGTTATGCCAGGATCTCCCAGGAGCTCTGGTTCAAGGCTGTACCTGGCTTCCAGACAGAGCAAATCCGCAAGCGGCTGCGGTGCCGCCGCAAGACAGTATTATTGCTCATGGGCATCCTCACGGCCTACGTGCTGTGCTGGGCGCCTTTCTATGGCTTTACCATCGTGCGAGACTTCTTCCCTACTGTGTTTGTGAAGGAGAAGCACTACCTCACCGCCTTCTATGTCGTTGAGTGCATCGCCATGAGCAACAGCATGATCAACACCATATGTTTCGTGACGGTCAAGAACAACACCATGAAGTACTTCAAGAAGATGCTGCTGCTGCACTGGCAACCCTCTCGCTATGGCAGCAAGTCCAGTGCTGACCTTGACCTCAAAACCAGTGGGGTGCCTGCCACGGAAGAGGTGGACTGCATCAGGCTAAAGTAG